GTGCCCCTGTACGTCGCCGATCACGGCCGAGGCCGCTCCGTGTGAGGGCACCAGGTCGTAGAAGTCGCCGCCGATGTCCATGCCCTGGGTGGCGGGCAGATAGCGGGCGGCAGCGTCGACGCCGGGCAGGGTGGGCAGCGAGTGGGGGAGCAGTGCCTCCTGGAGGCCGTGGGCGAGCCGGTGCTTGGCGTCGTACAGCATCGCCCGCTCCAGGGCCTGCGCGATCAGCCCGCCGAGGCTCGTCAGGACGGCCCGTTCGTCGGCCGGGAAGGGGTGCGGTTCGGCGTAGGCCAGCACACAGGTGCCGACCGGCCGGCCGGAGGCGATCAGGGGCAGATACGCCCAGGCCTCGAAGCCGTCGGGGGTGGTGTGCCGGACCGGATACAGGTGCTCCAGCTGCCGGCGCGAGTCGAAGAACGCGGGCACTCCGCTGCCCAGGGCCTGGGCCCCCGGCGTCGGCTCGCTCAGCGGCAGCCCGTCGAAGCGCTCCACGACATGTGGGTCGGGATAGCCGCGATGGCCCAGGACGTGCAGCCGTCCCGCCCGGGAGCCGAGCATGACCAGGGCCTGGCCGCCCACCGCGGGGACGATCTCGTCGGCGACCAGTTGCACCACGTCCTCCACGCCGGCCGCCTCGGTGAGCGCCCCGGCCAGGCTCAGCACCTGCGAGATGGTGACCAGCCGGGACCGGGCGCCGCCCGACTGCGGGGCGGCCCGGCTCATCTCCGCCACGGCCCGCGCCCGGCTCACGCGTACGCTCAGCCCGGTGGTGCTCGGATACAGCCGGAACGACAGCCAGTCGCCGGGCGGTCGCAGCGCCACGAACGACGTCGTCTGCTGACTGAGCAGCGCGGCGCGGTAACGGTCCTCGTAGACCGGGTCGTTGAGCCAGGGCACCGACGCCCACAACTGGGTGCCGAGCAGGCGGCTGACCGGGACGCCGATCAGCTCGGCCGCGGCGGCGTTGGCGAAGGCGATCCGTCCGTGCAGATCGAGCGAGCACAGTCCGTACGGCAGCCGGGACACCATCCGGGCCGCCTCCACCGTGCCCAGCGTGCCCGCCGCGCCGGCCACCGGGGTGCCGGTCAGCAGATCGGGCTCCGGGAACACCGGGCGGCTCT
This DNA window, taken from Streptomyces sp. NBC_00663, encodes the following:
- a CDS encoding PP2C family protein-serine/threonine phosphatase; amino-acid sequence: MGGVGDGRGVQAPATARTRVGRPLLSLALASMMDEVHAHSGAVYLLASGEPVLEMAVMAGLPRAFAAPWERVGLSAPIPVAEAVRERRLVWVGGEEDMARRYPRIAVVLPYPFALAALPVATDTKEYGAIFVTWPGSHPPELSDRERDHLSAACGRLAVRLERAAEESRPVFPEPDLLTGTPVAGAAGTLGTVEAARMVSRLPYGLCSLDLHGRIAFANAAAAELIGVPVSRLLGTQLWASVPWLNDPVYEDRYRAALLSQQTTSFVALRPPGDWLSFRLYPSTTGLSVRVSRARAVAEMSRAAPQSGGARSRLVTISQVLSLAGALTEAAGVEDVVQLVADEIVPAVGGQALVMLGSRAGRLHVLGHRGYPDPHVVERFDGLPLSEPTPGAQALGSGVPAFFDSRRQLEHLYPVRHTTPDGFEAWAYLPLIASGRPVGTCVLAYAEPHPFPADERAVLTSLGGLIAQALERAMLYDAKHRLAHGLQEALLPHSLPTLPGVDAAARYLPATQGMDIGGDFYDLVPSHGAASAVIGDVQGHNVTAAGLMGQIRTAVRAYTTVGQAPQDVMSSTNRLLIDLGSDLFASCLYLRLDPAHGRAVMARAGHPPPLLRRPDGKVRVLDLAGGPLLGIDGSATYPTTEVDLAPGSVLALYTDGLIESPGVDIEDALADLGQRLAQAGDLPLDALADELVAQGGAARERIDDVALLLLRAR